The DNA window TGGTACAAATACTGTCCAGTAGACCAGTGTTGGGACAGCTGTTCTTTGCCTTTGTAGTGAGAGAATGGGACTGGTCTTCATTCAGAAAGACTTTAAAAACACCAATTCAATGTGAAGCACATAGGACTTGATTTCTAGGGGGCAGATCTTGGCTGTGGGCCATTTGACCACTAGTTCTTGAGTGAACTGAGGAAGCCCAAGCAGTGTTCAACAAGGCAAATCAACAACATCCATCTTGGAATGTTGCGATATTCCTGGACAGATATTCAGATTCATTATGTTGACAATTAAGCTCTTGCTCCCAGTTCCATTTTTGACTTTCATTTTGCTTCTTTAAGCGGTGAGCTATTTGTCTATTCCTTGTGTTTGTTACCTGACCTTTCAAcaactcagcaggttgtgcatCACTGCAAATGACAGATCTGTCAGGATGTTGACTGGTTGGGAATTATTTTTCCCTGAAGTGAAGAAGGCTGAGGGAGAAAGTATATTTTCTGAATCATCACCCAAGCCTCCCCATCCCCATTGGAGATTGaaggaaggatgaaaggtgaaaacCTGCCAGTGGTGGGAAAATTTGAGTCTtcagtaaggggggggggggtccagagaGTTCTGATGATGAGTGGAGGTGGGTATTAGATAAAGGAGGGTAGTATTACAGTGGGTGAATGGTGCAGGtaagggaagggtgtaggggtaCTGGAGAGggtcagagatggggagggaattTGTCATGAACCATTCATGAAATTGGAGATTGAGGTGGTGGACCAGAGGGGGTTCCTCATATAAGGTGTGAGTGTACAGGACATGAGTGGGTTATAGAGGTGAAGGGCTGTTAGAGACTGAACTGCATAGCTGGGAAGGAAATAGGGGATTATGGGTGTGGTGTAGGAGGTTGAAGGCAGTGGTGGAGGGATTTATTGGGTATAGGGACCAGAGTGGGTTAAAGATAAGGATCTGGAAGGGATTTTAAAGATATGAGTGGGCATAAGACACCAGGGAGTGATTTTGAGACAGCGAGGGGTGTATCAGACTGAAAGTGGTTAGAGATGGAGATGTGCATGGGATCAGAGTGAAGGGTGTGATGTGCCCCCCCCAGATGGGTGTGTTGGACGAGGCAGTTAAACTGATCAGGAGGTGACCGGAGGGCttacaaaaaacaggaaggctgGTGGGGATTTTGCAAATGGGAAAATCGGGGTAAGAGACGATGGGATGAAGGGGACTGGAGGCAGTTACAAATAGGTGTGGGCACTGGTGCATGGTGCCTCAAAGAAGAGTTGATGGAAGAAATATTTTGTACACCATTTCGTGCCACATCTCTGATTCGGTTgcagcagggcaatgggcagtgaattcaatTGGTGTGTCCCACCCGCCTTCCAGAGTAACACCTTCCTATAGGAGGGAGAACTGTCCTGTGGGGGAAGTGGTGAACTTGGGCCCTTCAGCTCCCACTTTGACACTTCCCCTCTGACATCCACCTACTCTTGTCTCAGACTCCTGCTGGGTCATGCTGCAGCAGGTAGACAGCTCCATCAGCTGCCATCTGCAAGGAGAAGTCTTCAGGGGGATAGGGCCTCCCGCATGGGTCCCGGAGGGCAGCAAAGACTCTCTTCCTGAGTTCAGCCAGTGCAGCGCTTGCCTGGCACAGTGCCTGTGCCACTTCATCCCGCTCACCTGCCAGCTGTGCCCTCTGTGAGCGCAGGCCGCCCAGCTCCCTCTCCAGCCGGGCTATACTCTCCATTTTCCGCCGGCGGCAGTGCTGAGCTGCCACCTTGTTCTTGCCCCGCCGGCGGATGTCCCTGACCAGGGCCAGCTGGGCCTCACTCAGCCGGTGTCGAGCCAGCAGCTCATTGTAGTCGTCCACGGGCAAGTTGATGATGGACTCGGTGGGGATGGGAATCTTCAAGGCCCGCGCTCTCCTCTCATCCCTGCTGCAGGTCTCGCGAGGTGCCTTCCGGCCCAGCTGGCTCCGCGATGGGAGCTCACACTGCCAGGGTATCAGTGGGCCCCAAGCATTGGGGCTGCAGTCCAGTGACAGACCTGAGTCTGACTCACCCTCTCGCTGGATGAGGCTGTGGCCCACCGGGTACCAAGGTTCCAGACTGGGATGTGGGACAGGATAGGGGAGCCAAGGTtcaggaagtggggggggagctCCAACGTAGAAGGAAGGCTCGGAATGGACCTCTAACCCCACGTCCAGACCCTGGAACAGAAAGGGGAATGAAAGGATCAGAAGAGAGCAGTTGGAGATGGCCCTCGACTGCCCTTTTGCCCTTCCCCACAACAGTGGACAGACCTCTGCCTCAGTTACGTATATGACTCGAGACAAGTGTATAATGTGAGGGGTGCATGAAGATGCATGTGTGTTCATGAGTTGTGTGTCTACACCAACTGCGTATATGTAAGCTGTGCTCGTAACTTGGATGTGGGTTATGAGCAGTGCATATGAGCTTGGTGTGTGTTAGCATATTGACCTGAGCTCAAGTCTGGAAACGATTTGGGTGCAcatgagtgaagctccctccacactgtctcaTCAAATACTCTCGGGGTCAGACAGTGATGCTCtttccacactctcccatcacacactcccaaggtcagacacacACTCCACAGAgttcaaacacagagtgaagctccctccgcaccatcccatcacactctcttAGGGTCAGACATAGGGTGcagctccctctacaccgtcccatcacaaactcccgtcgtcggacacagagtgaagctccctccacactgacccATAACACAATCCGGGGTCAGATACACAGTGAAGCTCActccacaccatccaatcacactctccggggtcagacacagggtgaaggtcACTCCACACCGTACCattacagaatgaagctccctccacgttGTCCATCCACACCCTCCTctggtcagacatagagtgaatctccctcacACCCTCTGGTTCAGACACAGTGtgcagctccctccacaccatccaatcacacactccggggtcagacacagggtcaAGTtacctccacacagtcccatcacacactccagggtcagacacagtgtgaagctccctccaaacactgttccatcacacatttCCGCGGTCAGACACAttgaaactccttccacactgtaccTCCACACCTTCCTGGGGTcaatcacagagtgaagctccctccagaccgtcccgtcacacattcctggggtcagacagaggGAAGCTCTATCCATATCTCCGAGGTTCAGTCACAGagggaagcttgttccacactgtcccatcacatcctccgagggtcagacacagagtgatgctccctccacactgtcccatctcacACTCCCGGGTTCAGAAACAGAGAAgccccctccacaccatcccatcacacactcccagggtcagacacacacCCTCCACTGGTCAGAAGCAGATTttatccccctccacatcctcttgGGTTGAGACGCA is part of the Narcine bancroftii isolate sNarBan1 chromosome 12, sNarBan1.hap1, whole genome shotgun sequence genome and encodes:
- the LOC138747189 gene encoding transcription factor NF-E2 45 kDa subunit-like: MCSTDYPLSFPATGTEFTVRQNPNLELNYDSQNGLSNGSFPLLPDGNVPQFLPSPGDCAQHEQPADVELNWQELMSLTELQGLDVGLEVHSEPSFYVGAPPPLPEPWLPYPVPHPSLEPWYPVGHSLIQREGESDSGLSLDCSPNAWGPLIPWQCELPSRSQLGRKAPRETCSRDERRARALKIPIPTESIINLPVDDYNELLARHRLSEAQLALVRDIRRRGKNKVAAQHCRRRKMESIARLERELGGLRSQRAQLAGERDEVAQALCQASAALAELRKRVFAALRDPCGRPYPPEDFSLQMAADGAVYLLQHDPAGV